GATGCCACCACGGAGCTTAAACCCATCAAGTACCGGCTAACCGCAACCCCCGTGGGGCAAGCAGTGAAGGGGCCAACATTCCCGAAAACTGCTGCGCAAAGCCCCAAAACATCGTCCACCGCAGCGAAAGCAGACGAGTCGCCCAGCGCGGCAACCGAGGAGAAAGACAGCGGCTGGCTGTTCCCCGGAGCAATCATTGCCCTGGTTATCGCGGCGATAGCGTCTGCAGGCTACGCCCTCCAACGCAAAAAGTAAACATACTTCAAAGCCTGACGCCCCCTTCCTCACAGAGGGGGCTTCCCTGCTTTTTGAAGGGGTTTCTTTCCTGCTCATAGGGTGTTTTTGGTCTGGTGTTGAGGTGGGAACTCGACTTTTGGTCTCTTGTGGTGTGGTTTTCTGGGGTGTGGGTGGTGCATTGGTCGAGTTGGGGTGGGTAGCCCTTCAGTCAGATTTGCTCCCGAAGCGGGGCAGTGTTGTGGCAGAATCTGCCAAGGAACCCCACCGAAAAAGGAGATTGAGCAACACCAGTGTCCATTGCAACCCTGTTCTTTCCCAGCATGCGCCCCCACCTTGCGCTTTTTAGCCCAGACTTCCAACGCTTCGAGCTAGACCCCTACTTTGCTGTGTCCCGTATGTCGTGGGATGGGGTGGAATATGTGCTGGTGCGGGAACGGCGGGAAACTGTCAAGCGTCATGTTTTTGTGAACGGTTGGCGTCGTGTTTTTGCGCGTTTGTGGGGGTTTTGTGGCCAAGCTCTACGGATTCAACAAACCGAACCCCAATCGTGCACAAGGTTTGCATCTCCCAAAACCGCTCCGCAGGAGCCTTCAAGTAATCTATTGCAAAACTTGTCTGACCCCTTGAAATTACAGGGATTTCAGGCCGCGGCGGTGTCTAAAAGGGCGGGCTTCAAATGGTAAAATCGGACTCAACTGCTGTTTGCCTACTCACGGGAGTCGCAATGTCGGAGCTTGACTACATCGAAGTGCCATCAACCACCCCAGATTTAAAGTCTGAGGCCGCACAGAAACTGCAGGAGCTGTTTCCTGAAACCATCCAAGATGGCAAGGTCAGCTTCGAAGCACTTCAGACAATTCTGGGTGAAGACCTTGGTGGTCAGCGTGAGCGCTTTGGTTTGTTCTGGCCTGGCAAGACCGAGGCAATCCGCGCAGCGCAGACCCCTTCAACCGCAACACTTGCGCCAGACTTTGATGAGTCTGTGAATTGGGATGAAACCCAGAATATTTTCATCGAGGGTGACAACCTTGAGGTGCTCAAGATCTTACAGAAGTACTACTACGGCAAGATTAAATTGATCTACATCGACCCGCCGTACAACACTGGTAAAGATTTTATTTATGAAGACGACTTTGTTGACGGCATCAAGTCTTATTTGAATTGGTCTCATCAAGCAGATGATTCTGGACAAAAACTGCATACAAATACCGAAAATGAGGGCCGATATCACTCAAATTGGCTCAATATGATGTACCCACGTCTTCACTTAGCACGCCATTTACTAAGTGAAGATGGGTTCATAGCAATTTCAATTGATGAAAATGAAGTCAACAACCTAACTCTTATGTGCGACGAAATTTTTGGAGCGCATAACCGTCTTTCTACCCACCACATTCAAGTCCGCTATTCGAACAAAAGCCTTAACGAAAAGAAACCTTTCCAAGAGGTAGTTGAATATATCCTCCTTTATGCAAGAAACGTCGAACTTTTTACACCTAAGCAACCTAGCGAACCTTACTCATTAGAAAAGTTTGTATGGGAAGTTGTAGAAAGCGATGAATATCAAGAAGAAGTAATAGGCGGTAAACTCACAAAGATTTTTAAGAAGGGGCAGTATAAACTTATTAAGCATAAAGTTGGCCGCATTGGACTACTCAAAGAAACCTGGGCATCTGGGTCAGTGGTGAAAGGCAATGCGTCCGGTAAGTTTTTTGAGTCTCATCTAAAACCTCGCCGCGACCTAGACGGTTTAGGGACTTTGTACAAGGTTGAAGGTATTGGTGAAGATGGATTAGGTTTCCGCTACTTCACAGGCGCGAACAAGCCAGATGCAACACAAGGGAAATTCTTGTCAGGTGTCCCTACTGAGCGTGTGGCTGAACTTGAATCCGGGTCTTCGGAAAAAAAGAGGCCAATCGGCAATTTCTATGATTACGCTGGGGACGTCGGAAATATTCGCAACGAAGGAGGAATACCGTTCAACTCAGGAAAGAAACCCGTTAGGCTTTTGAAGCAGTTATTAAACTATCGCCTAGATGACGATTTCTTAGCGATGGACTTCTTTGCGGGATCTTCTTCCTTTGCCCATGCCGTTCTTCAACTGAATAGTGAAGATGGCGGAACAAGAAGGTTTTTGCAGGTACAGCTTCCAGAAGTCGCAAAAGACTCCACTTTTTCTACAATTTCCGAGCTGAGCAGAGCACGCATAAGGAACGTTTTCTCCGAATTAGACAAGGGTCAGTCCGATTCACTGGATCTCGGCTTCCGCGCTTACAAGCTCGTCGACACCAATTTCTCAAAGTGGCAGTTGAAGTCTGATTCTTCACCTGAGGCGTTGCTTGATGCTATGGGAGAGTTGGTTGATTCTGCTCGTGATGAGGCTACTCAGGAAGAGTTGCTCACTGAGGTTTTGTTGAAGATGGGCTTCTCGCTCACTGAACAGACTCAAAGTTTCGAACTTGGCGGATTGCAGGTTCAGAGTGTGAATGATGGTTTGGTGCTCGCTTATCTGAATGAGCATGTGAAGCCAACGTTGGATCAGCTTCGCGCTCTCGTCGCAGAGCGGCCTGCTCAGTTGGTGCTTCTTGAGGATGCGCTCAAGGGTGACGACGAGTTGAAGACTAATCTGGTGCAGGAGTGCCGTACCCGTGACGTTCAGCTCTGGACCGTGTAAGGCGGTTTGGTGATGAAGTTTAAGTTTGACGCTCACCAGCCCTACCAGCAGGAAGCCATCAACGCGGTTGTTGGGTTGTTTCAGGGGCAGCCTGCCGATGCTGACCAGCTACGCGCGGCGCTAGAAACGTTTGAGGCAGCACCGAACCAGCTGGACCTAACTCTCGAAACCGGTTCTGTTGGCAACAATTTGGTTCTCGAGGAAGAGACCATCCTTGAGAACCTGCGCGAGGTGCAAAACCATAACGGTATTGAGCTCTCTAATGAGCTGGCTGACGGTTTGCAGTTTGATATCGAGATGGAAACCGGTACCGGTAAAACTTATGTTTACCTGCGTACAGCTTTTGAGCTTGCCCGCCATTACCGGTTCACGAAGTTCATCATTTTGGTGCCATCGGTTGCCATCCGTGAGGGTGTGAAAACCAGTATCGAGTTGATGAAGAACCACTTCCGTGAACTCTATCCAGAGTTGCAGTTCGATCATCTGGTTTATTCCGGTGATCGTGCAGAAGAAGTGCGTGATTTTGCTACTGCTACTTCCGTGCAGTTCATGGTGATGACCATTGACTCTCTCCGCGGCGATAAGAACACTCGCATCATGCACCAGGAGCGGGACAGACTGAACGGTTTGAAGCCGATTGATTTCTTGGCTGCTACTCGTCCGATTGTGATTATGGATGAGCCGCAGAACATGGAGTCCGAGCTGGCTCAGTCTGCCGTGGGTGAGCTCGACCCGCTGTGCGCGCTGCGCTATTCAGCTACTCACCGCACTAAGCGAAACCTGGTTTATTCGCTGGATCCGGTTGATGCGCATGATCTTGGTTTGGTGAAGCAGATTGTTGTGGCTGATGCTACTCAAGAAGGTTCTGCTGCGAAGCCTTATATTCGTCTGGTTGAGGTCAAGCGTAATCCATTCGTCGCTCGGGTTGAGCTGCTGGTGAAGAAGAAAGACGGCTCGGTAGCGAAGAAAATTGTCAACGTTAAAGACGGTGATGATCTGGAGCTTAAATCGAACGGCAACACCGCTTATTCGGGTAACTGGCGAGTTTCAGGTATCAGTGTTGCGCCAGAGATGATCGAGCTGACTAACCATGGTGAGCTGCATATTGGCGAAGAAATTGGTGGCAACCAAGGCGCCGTGTTTAGGGAGATGATTCGCGAAACCATCCGTGAGCACTTCCATCGTGAAGCACAGCTCTATCCACAAGGCGTAAAAGTTCTCTCCCTGTTCTTCATTGACAAGGTTGCCTCTTACCTGGGAGATGGTGTAAACAATCTTGATGCGAGCGGTGACTTCTCGCGCTGGTTCGATGAACTATACCTTGAAGAACTCGAAAAGCGTGACCTTCCCCATCTGCCAAAAGATCCTATTGATGTGCGCTCCGGGTATTTCGCCCAAATGAGCAAAGGCAGCGGCAGGAACAAAGTCATCACTTTCAAAGACACGACTGGCAAGACTAAAGCTGATGATGACGCCTACGAGCTGATTATGAAAGACAAGGCGCGTTTGCTGAGTCAGGATGAGCCTGTGCGGTTCATCTTCTCGCACTCTGCATTGCGTGAAGGCTGGGACAACCCGAATGTGTTCCAGATCTGCACCCTGCGTGACATGGCATCAAACACTGAGCGCAGGCAAACCATTGGCCGTGGCCTGCGCCTACCGGTGAACAGTGATGGTGAACGAATCGCGGATCGTGGTGTCGCGCAGCTAACCGTGGTGGCAAATGAGTCATACAAGCAGTTCGCTGCAGCGTTGCAGGATGAGTATCAGCGCGCTGGTGTGAACATTGGTTTCGTCCGTTCAAGCGAGTTCGCGAAGCTCACCCAAACCGTA
The nucleotide sequence above comes from Corynebacterium mustelae. Encoded proteins:
- a CDS encoding site-specific DNA-methyltransferase — translated: MSELDYIEVPSTTPDLKSEAAQKLQELFPETIQDGKVSFEALQTILGEDLGGQRERFGLFWPGKTEAIRAAQTPSTATLAPDFDESVNWDETQNIFIEGDNLEVLKILQKYYYGKIKLIYIDPPYNTGKDFIYEDDFVDGIKSYLNWSHQADDSGQKLHTNTENEGRYHSNWLNMMYPRLHLARHLLSEDGFIAISIDENEVNNLTLMCDEIFGAHNRLSTHHIQVRYSNKSLNEKKPFQEVVEYILLYARNVELFTPKQPSEPYSLEKFVWEVVESDEYQEEVIGGKLTKIFKKGQYKLIKHKVGRIGLLKETWASGSVVKGNASGKFFESHLKPRRDLDGLGTLYKVEGIGEDGLGFRYFTGANKPDATQGKFLSGVPTERVAELESGSSEKKRPIGNFYDYAGDVGNIRNEGGIPFNSGKKPVRLLKQLLNYRLDDDFLAMDFFAGSSSFAHAVLQLNSEDGGTRRFLQVQLPEVAKDSTFSTISELSRARIRNVFSELDKGQSDSLDLGFRAYKLVDTNFSKWQLKSDSSPEALLDAMGELVDSARDEATQEELLTEVLLKMGFSLTEQTQSFELGGLQVQSVNDGLVLAYLNEHVKPTLDQLRALVAERPAQLVLLEDALKGDDELKTNLVQECRTRDVQLWTV
- a CDS encoding restriction endonuclease, whose protein sequence is MKFKFDAHQPYQQEAINAVVGLFQGQPADADQLRAALETFEAAPNQLDLTLETGSVGNNLVLEEETILENLREVQNHNGIELSNELADGLQFDIEMETGTGKTYVYLRTAFELARHYRFTKFIILVPSVAIREGVKTSIELMKNHFRELYPELQFDHLVYSGDRAEEVRDFATATSVQFMVMTIDSLRGDKNTRIMHQERDRLNGLKPIDFLAATRPIVIMDEPQNMESELAQSAVGELDPLCALRYSATHRTKRNLVYSLDPVDAHDLGLVKQIVVADATQEGSAAKPYIRLVEVKRNPFVARVELLVKKKDGSVAKKIVNVKDGDDLELKSNGNTAYSGNWRVSGISVAPEMIELTNHGELHIGEEIGGNQGAVFREMIRETIREHFHREAQLYPQGVKVLSLFFIDKVASYLGDGVNNLDASGDFSRWFDELYLEELEKRDLPHLPKDPIDVRSGYFAQMSKGSGRNKVITFKDTTGKTKADDDAYELIMKDKARLLSQDEPVRFIFSHSALREGWDNPNVFQICTLRDMASNTERRQTIGRGLRLPVNSDGERIADRGVAQLTVVANESYKQFAAALQDEYQRAGVNIGFVRSSEFAKLTQTVDGKEKRIGTSNSALIWQSLKEQGFIDSSGQVLPAFEPNTIDFIYAPPVKFEGLYNEIVQTVSKCKVETIIKPKRSRVARKLNKQLYWSQEFEDFWDQISKRTTYRVTVDRDELVYRCVSMIKQAPKIDPIQIRVKRNEMKITRGGPKQSELGSRTQLITDGYVLPDIISQLQEATSLTRRTIVEILQKSGRMEEFLHNPNDFIVMAKNAIEGQLSELLIDGVQYEPIGGQIYELRELQADGQREKDRFLDNLYEVRNKEKTDFDYVVFDSAVEREFAELLDNRQDITMFMKLPDPFKIPTPVGPYNPDWAIVKKDEDGRDHLYLIRETKSSQDPMKRRPSENAKIRAAERHFEAIGLDYKVSAPTRWEI